In Pseudobacter ginsenosidimutans, the following are encoded in one genomic region:
- a CDS encoding helix-turn-helix domain-containing protein: MPSGMTISRFSPSISLMPFIREYMVIEAEQELINSLVPDTFMAMAIRIKGTTGVLSGNDLTQIPSGIISGLSDTTRTVSYAANSANLIIAFKDGGMAAFSPVPAHELFAKSISAGNIFPPAELQILSEKIQDAITHEARIQLLDQFLLNKLKATPSDPMINRAVELIRKHKGIIRVKDLATALHISQDPFEKKFRARIGSSPKKFASITRIRNLINNYASYTSLTDASYDAGFYDQSHFIKEFRQFTGKSPSAFFSAPPAW, encoded by the coding sequence ATGCCGTCCGGTATGACCATCTCCAGATTTTCACCCAGTATTTCCCTGATGCCATTCATCAGGGAGTATATGGTCATTGAAGCAGAGCAGGAGCTGATCAACAGCCTTGTTCCGGATACATTTATGGCGATGGCCATCCGCATCAAAGGCACAACAGGTGTTCTCTCCGGCAATGACCTTACACAAATTCCATCAGGTATCATCAGCGGGCTTTCCGATACTACCAGAACAGTTAGCTATGCCGCCAACAGCGCCAATCTGATCATTGCATTCAAAGACGGAGGCATGGCAGCTTTCAGCCCGGTTCCCGCGCATGAGCTCTTTGCGAAAAGCATTTCAGCCGGCAACATCTTCCCCCCTGCAGAACTTCAAATACTCAGTGAAAAAATACAGGATGCTATCACACATGAAGCGCGCATCCAACTGCTCGATCAATTTCTTCTGAATAAATTGAAAGCTACTCCCTCCGATCCAATGATCAACAGGGCAGTGGAGCTTATTCGCAAGCACAAAGGCATTATCCGGGTAAAAGATCTCGCCACTGCATTGCATATCAGCCAGGACCCCTTTGAAAAAAAGTTCAGGGCCAGGATCGGTTCCTCTCCTAAGAAATTCGCTTCCATCACGCGCATACGTAACCTCATCAACAACTACGCTTCTTACACTTCACTTACAGATGCCAGTTATGATGCCGGTTTCTATGATCAATCACATTTCATCAAAGAGTTCCGGCAATTCACCGGAAAATCCCCTTCAGCTTTTTTCAGCGCCCCTCCTGCCTGGTAA
- a CDS encoding ester cyclase, producing MKPGQYFLAVLIIAIALSIPANMQAQQRKSIKLKEADMNNELTKNKTIVRQLFETALNPRKFELVQQFIHPEYISATGQKGVDAFTSQVTDLLKANPDLQWTIHELIAEENKVWARWTTTINQSTENPITTTGIGTYLIENGKIIRSFALVDRLSFFQQKKLLPENLSILQAKASPEKVIFIDRFVVPANALNEFRERVKTNRNLIRTIPGFIEDVAFESKDSNDNTIYVTVAEWASKESLLKAKEAVQAAYKKEGFDIAAMLHRLNITLDRQEFKPAADH from the coding sequence ATGAAACCTGGACAATACTTTTTAGCGGTGCTGATCATCGCCATCGCCCTTTCTATTCCTGCAAATATGCAGGCACAACAGAGAAAATCAATCAAACTAAAGGAAGCAGATATGAATAATGAACTAACAAAAAATAAAACGATCGTCCGGCAATTATTCGAAACAGCATTGAACCCGAGAAAATTTGAACTTGTTCAACAATTCATTCATCCCGAATACATCAGCGCAACAGGACAGAAAGGAGTGGACGCCTTTACCAGCCAGGTGACCGATCTCCTCAAAGCCAATCCAGACCTGCAATGGACCATCCATGAACTGATTGCGGAAGAAAATAAAGTATGGGCACGCTGGACCACCACCATCAATCAGTCAACCGAAAATCCCATCACTACAACTGGTATCGGCACCTATCTTATCGAAAATGGAAAGATCATCCGCTCCTTCGCATTGGTAGACAGGCTAAGCTTTTTTCAGCAAAAGAAACTCCTGCCGGAAAACCTCAGCATCTTACAAGCGAAAGCAAGTCCTGAAAAAGTTATCTTTATAGACAGGTTTGTAGTGCCCGCCAACGCATTGAATGAATTCAGGGAACGGGTGAAAACAAACAGAAATCTTATAAGAACAATCCCGGGATTCATTGAAGATGTTGCTTTTGAAAGTAAAGACTCAAATGACAACACCATTTATGTTACTGTAGCAGAATGGGCATCAAAAGAGTCGCTTCTAAAAGCAAAAGAAGCTGTGCAGGCAGCCTACAAAAAGGAAGGCTTTGATATCGCAGCGATGCTACACAGACTTAATATAACACTCGACCGGCAGGAATTCAAACCAGCCGCCGATCACTAA
- a CDS encoding S9 family peptidase — protein MRKDGKLVAIDPVKKTINPYPNYNQSINAPKQNIPANSQLYTESPDPKYAAFVQNNNIILHNREQNNFTPITSDGNDSLLNGKATFVYEEEITGANTMRWSHNGRFLAFMQFDESNVPVFSLYIPEGQHGHLEKQRFPKAGDPNPKVKIGIVDAFSKKLIWADFDSDADQYFGRLYFTPDNKLLVHWLNREQNILLVYEVEPENGKKKLLYEERQPTWLDINNAAGFDYINKGRNIIITSDKTGYRHYYFHKQDGTFINAITSGNYDVTYFLSVDESKQVFYFAARKENSARFDIYSVRLNGTGLRRISKGDFHYTNIFFSPDHKYFVANYSNTNTITRSAVFDINGNKLLDIGNEKGKEFDQYALPKKSFIRIKSTDGLFDLPVTITYPQPFDSTKQYPVLMTVYGGPEAGKVYDKWETSLPEIYWAQQGVIQVIADNRASGHFGKKGIDLSHRQMGINEIEDFMAVGKWLKQQPWVHPNKLCITGFSYGGYMTCMALTYGADVFDYGVAYYGTSDWRLYDTQYTERYMDSPSENPEGYKKTAVKTWLHKYKGMLRIIHGNSDNNVHPQHSLEIVDSLQELGKHFEFILYPGVRHGFRGNKWLHSKQELAIFINKYLLTP, from the coding sequence ATGAGGAAAGACGGAAAACTTGTTGCAATAGATCCTGTAAAGAAAACTATCAATCCCTACCCCAACTACAACCAGAGCATAAATGCACCCAAACAGAATATTCCGGCAAACAGTCAGCTGTATACCGAAAGCCCTGACCCGAAGTACGCAGCCTTCGTGCAAAACAACAATATCATCTTACACAACAGGGAACAAAATAATTTTACTCCCATCACTTCAGATGGAAACGATTCTCTCCTGAATGGCAAAGCAACCTTTGTTTATGAGGAAGAAATTACCGGCGCTAATACCATGCGATGGAGCCATAACGGACGCTTCCTCGCCTTCATGCAATTTGATGAAAGCAATGTTCCCGTATTCTCCCTGTACATTCCTGAAGGACAGCACGGTCATCTCGAAAAACAAAGATTCCCCAAAGCAGGCGACCCAAATCCCAAAGTAAAGATCGGCATCGTGGATGCCTTCTCAAAGAAGTTGATCTGGGCCGACTTTGATTCTGATGCGGATCAATATTTTGGCCGCCTTTATTTTACTCCGGATAATAAGCTCCTCGTCCACTGGTTGAACAGGGAACAAAATATTCTCCTTGTTTACGAAGTGGAACCGGAAAACGGAAAAAAGAAATTATTGTACGAAGAACGGCAGCCAACCTGGTTAGACATCAATAACGCAGCCGGCTTCGATTACATCAATAAAGGCAGGAACATCATCATTACCTCTGATAAAACTGGCTATCGCCATTACTATTTCCACAAACAGGATGGAACCTTTATCAATGCTATTACATCTGGGAACTATGATGTAACCTATTTTCTTTCTGTAGATGAATCCAAGCAGGTTTTTTATTTCGCTGCAAGAAAGGAAAACTCCGCACGCTTCGATATCTATTCCGTTCGTCTCAACGGAACTGGCCTGCGCCGCATCAGCAAAGGCGATTTTCATTACACCAATATTTTCTTCAGCCCGGATCACAAATATTTTGTAGCCAATTACAGTAATACCAATACCATCACCCGGTCTGCAGTTTTCGACATCAATGGCAACAAACTCCTCGATATCGGTAATGAAAAAGGAAAGGAATTCGATCAATATGCGCTGCCGAAAAAATCATTCATCCGCATTAAAAGCACCGATGGACTTTTCGACCTGCCGGTGACCATCACATATCCGCAACCCTTCGATAGCACCAAACAATATCCCGTACTCATGACAGTCTACGGCGGTCCTGAAGCAGGGAAAGTGTACGACAAATGGGAAACTTCGCTTCCGGAGATCTACTGGGCTCAGCAGGGCGTAATCCAGGTGATTGCCGATAACCGCGCCAGTGGCCACTTTGGAAAGAAAGGAATCGACCTCAGCCATCGACAGATGGGCATTAACGAGATCGAAGATTTTATGGCAGTCGGCAAATGGCTGAAACAACAACCCTGGGTACATCCCAACAAACTTTGTATCACCGGATTCAGCTACGGCGGTTACATGACCTGTATGGCGCTCACCTATGGGGCTGATGTATTCGACTATGGTGTGGCTTACTATGGCACTTCGGACTGGCGACTCTACGATACTCAATACACGGAAAGATATATGGATAGCCCATCCGAAAATCCTGAAGGTTACAAAAAGACTGCCGTTAAAACCTGGCTTCACAAATACAAAGGCATGTTGCGCATCATCCATGGCAATAGCGATAACAACGTGCATCCACAGCATAGTCTGGAAATTGTAGACAGTTTACAGGAACTGGGAAAGCATTTTGAATTCATCCTGTATCCCGGTGTACGACATGGGTTCAGAGGAAATAAATGGTTACACAGCAAACAGGAACTGGCCATCTTCATCAACAAATATCTTTTGACACCTTAA
- a CDS encoding GNAT family N-acetyltransferase, with protein MNFHTTVPILYSNDVLKSLEYYTEVLGFDCKWDWGSPPTFGGVSKDGVQIFFCEKEQGNPGTWLSIMLDDVDEYYEKIKAKGAIILTPPESMTWGIREMLVQDHDGHCIRFGHNISHRPGNSCTLPDTVRIVERKPTVEEYKELVAAVGWTETQQNADPELILSAPIFAVVAEELASGKAIGCALLLGDNTSFYYVKDVMVQPSWQSKHIGTEMMNTISRWLNQNAPANALVGLYTGGYLAPFYNQFGFKHAYGMSFRVQNQLP; from the coding sequence ATGAATTTTCACACTACCGTTCCGATATTATATTCAAACGATGTATTGAAAAGCCTGGAATACTACACAGAAGTATTGGGCTTCGATTGTAAATGGGACTGGGGCTCGCCGCCCACATTCGGAGGCGTAAGTAAAGACGGTGTACAGATCTTCTTCTGCGAAAAAGAACAGGGCAATCCCGGTACCTGGCTCAGCATTATGCTGGATGATGTGGACGAATATTACGAAAAAATAAAAGCGAAAGGCGCCATCATTTTAACACCACCCGAATCCATGACCTGGGGCATCCGCGAAATGCTGGTGCAGGACCATGATGGCCATTGTATCCGATTCGGACATAATATCTCCCACAGACCAGGCAATTCCTGTACTTTACCGGATACCGTTCGCATCGTGGAGAGAAAGCCAACTGTTGAAGAATACAAAGAGCTCGTTGCGGCTGTCGGCTGGACGGAGACCCAGCAAAACGCAGACCCGGAGCTGATCCTGTCGGCGCCCATCTTTGCTGTGGTGGCGGAAGAACTGGCTTCAGGAAAAGCCATCGGCTGTGCATTGCTGCTTGGAGACAATACCAGTTTCTATTATGTGAAAGATGTGATGGTGCAGCCTTCCTGGCAAAGCAAACATATCGGAACAGAAATGATGAATACCATCTCGAGATGGCTGAATCAAAACGCTCCTGCCAATGCTTTGGTAGGATTGTATACCGGGGGTTATCTCGCACCCTTTTATAACCAGTTTGGATTTAAGCATGCATATGGTATGAGTTTCCGCGTACAGAACCAGTTACCTTAA
- a CDS encoding VOC family protein yields MQKLNSQKLTTMLCFNGKAEEAVKFYKDLFPGTTVGNELRAGDNGPAPKGTLITASFNIFGQDFVALNFGPQGQFNDSVSFVIPAETQEDIDKYWNALTSDGGQESMCGWCKDKFGLSWQVTPPRLIELITHKDPAKAGAAMQAMMKMKKIVLADLEAAVSAA; encoded by the coding sequence ATGCAAAAGCTCAATTCACAAAAACTCACTACCATGTTATGCTTTAACGGCAAAGCGGAAGAAGCCGTTAAATTTTATAAGGATCTGTTTCCCGGAACAACTGTTGGCAACGAACTGCGTGCCGGGGATAATGGCCCTGCTCCTAAAGGAACATTGATCACTGCTTCCTTCAATATTTTCGGACAGGATTTCGTAGCACTGAACTTCGGTCCGCAGGGACAGTTCAACGACAGCGTCTCCTTTGTGATCCCTGCAGAAACGCAGGAAGATATCGACAAATACTGGAATGCACTTACATCCGATGGCGGACAGGAAAGTATGTGTGGCTGGTGTAAAGACAAATTCGGATTGAGCTGGCAGGTAACTCCTCCAAGACTGATCGAATTGATCACGCATAAAGATCCGGCAAAGGCTGGAGCTGCCATGCAGGCAATGATGAAGATGAAGAAGATCGTACTGGCAGATTTGGAAGCTGCTGTGAGCGCTGCATAA
- a CDS encoding Crp/Fnr family transcriptional regulator, whose product MNFNSAAKEILQEFLQKLTGLSAEETAPLFSTTRHVQLTNNQVYIPIGDKSRKLAFIEKGVMRAYAVKENGDEATLYIRWEGQFIASHDTIINYQPSRFIYRALEDCTLMEIDYDTLDKIMREQPKFEPLRNFFLMRMLSETLDMIESFVFLSPEERYQKLITDRFNIVNRVPDKHLASMLGVTPVSLSRIRKRIQQQKKIN is encoded by the coding sequence ATGAATTTTAATTCTGCAGCTAAAGAGATCCTGCAGGAGTTCCTGCAAAAACTAACCGGACTGAGCGCGGAGGAAACCGCTCCGCTATTCAGCACCACACGCCATGTTCAACTGACGAACAACCAGGTTTACATACCCATTGGCGACAAGAGCCGTAAACTCGCCTTCATTGAAAAAGGCGTGATGCGCGCATACGCAGTAAAGGAGAATGGAGATGAAGCTACGCTGTATATCAGATGGGAAGGGCAGTTCATAGCATCCCACGACACCATCATCAACTACCAGCCTTCCCGTTTCATCTACCGCGCACTGGAAGATTGTACGCTGATGGAAATCGATTATGATACACTGGACAAGATCATGCGGGAACAACCCAAATTCGAGCCGCTTCGCAATTTCTTCCTTATGCGCATGCTCTCGGAAACCCTGGATATGATCGAATCATTCGTATTCCTTTCACCCGAGGAACGCTACCAGAAACTGATCACAGACCGTTTCAATATCGTGAACCGGGTGCCGGACAAACACCTTGCATCCATGCTGGGCGTTACCCCGGTGAGCCTTAGCCGCATCCGCAAAAGGATCCAGCAGCAGAAAAAGATTAATTAA
- a CDS encoding sterol desaturase family protein, protein MEQVTKIFIQIFSISAVRYFVLAGIPFLLFYLFFNNKMKHLKIQQRQAARKDFWREIWHSMQSTFVFTIIIVILAATPVRQYTQIYTNVSDYPVWWIPVSVALALVIHDTYFYWFHRLMHHPKIFKYTHLVHHKSTNPSPWTSYSFHVLEAVAEGGVLAVLVFVMPMHGLGILWFTIAAFIINVYGHLGYEIMPKGLRKSFLFEIINTSVHHNLHHSKFKGNYGLYFRYWDRMMGTENPDYVKEYDKIQAQRFGPEAIPAKVVAEPVAKRA, encoded by the coding sequence ATGGAACAGGTAACCAAAATTTTCATTCAGATCTTCAGCATCTCCGCTGTCCGTTATTTCGTACTGGCAGGCATTCCCTTCCTGCTTTTTTATCTATTCTTCAACAACAAAATGAAGCATCTCAAGATCCAGCAGCGGCAGGCTGCCCGGAAAGATTTCTGGAGAGAGATCTGGCATTCGATGCAATCCACTTTTGTGTTCACCATCATCATCGTGATCCTGGCCGCAACACCTGTTAGACAATATACCCAGATCTACACGAATGTTTCCGACTACCCCGTATGGTGGATCCCCGTTAGTGTGGCGCTGGCCCTCGTGATCCATGACACTTATTTCTACTGGTTCCATCGCCTGATGCACCACCCGAAAATTTTCAAGTACACACATCTGGTGCATCATAAATCCACCAATCCTTCTCCCTGGACTTCTTACTCTTTCCATGTGCTTGAAGCGGTAGCCGAAGGCGGCGTGCTGGCTGTGCTGGTATTTGTGATGCCAATGCATGGACTCGGAATTCTCTGGTTCACCATCGCAGCTTTCATCATCAATGTGTACGGCCACCTGGGATATGAGATCATGCCGAAAGGACTGAGAAAATCATTCCTCTTCGAGATCATCAATACTTCAGTGCACCATAACCTGCACCACAGCAAATTCAAAGGTAATTACGGTTTATACTTCCGTTACTGGGATCGTATGATGGGAACTGAGAATCCCGATTATGTGAAGGAGTATGATAAGATCCAGGCTCAACGTTTCGGCCCTGAAGCCATTCCTGCAAAAGTAGTGGCAGAGCCTGTTGCCAAAAGAGCCTGA
- a CDS encoding dihydrofolate reductase family protein → MRKVIVSMNITLDGYMAGPNGELDWHFECWDPQMGEQLARELSKADTILLGRVTYQAMAGFWPGKTSNPLCAREDYAYAVMMNHHQKAVFSRRLQKADWSNTIILKDEIEEGMLRLREESNGQNKNIIIYGSGRLVTALIKLEMIDEYQLWIHPVLIGKGKPFFGKYFDQQDLQLLSSTTFPSGVVLLHYQVLH, encoded by the coding sequence ATGCGCAAAGTGATTGTATCGATGAATATTACGCTGGATGGCTATATGGCTGGCCCCAATGGGGAGCTCGACTGGCATTTTGAATGCTGGGATCCGCAGATGGGAGAGCAGTTGGCCAGAGAGTTGAGCAAGGCGGATACGATCCTGCTGGGGCGGGTTACTTACCAGGCGATGGCTGGTTTCTGGCCCGGGAAAACTTCCAATCCACTTTGTGCCCGCGAAGATTATGCGTACGCAGTAATGATGAACCATCACCAGAAAGCAGTGTTTTCGAGAAGACTGCAGAAAGCCGACTGGAGCAATACAATTATCCTGAAAGATGAGATCGAGGAAGGAATGCTGAGGTTAAGGGAAGAGTCGAACGGGCAGAACAAGAACATCATCATCTATGGTAGCGGCAGACTGGTGACTGCCCTGATAAAGCTCGAAATGATAGATGAGTACCAGTTGTGGATACATCCGGTACTCATCGGAAAGGGAAAACCTTTCTTTGGAAAATATTTTGATCAGCAGGATCTGCAACTACTCTCGTCCACTACATTTCCTTCCGGTGTGGTATTGTTGCATTACCAGGTGCTGCATTGA
- a CDS encoding TonB-dependent receptor plug domain-containing protein gives MKTGLTFTLLLLFFNLLHGQSVVDTFKNMDTVTVARQKQIINGVNRLSLGVKQIEAAPKLLGIADPLKSIRFLPGFGNGGDANSGVQYRGLPSGNNGYFYNGVLVHNPSHLFGLFPLFNNNVVEDLKIYTSVVPGKYFGKLSGYIDINSNWQIRDTTLIKAEASLAHLGVGARIERDSIQMVELFWRNTFMNKTLWPVLTKTGKDLEGMNYDLFDFNMNVKRVFNKHSIKAFLYTGRDKAMFDLYEKKARNSMDWGNLVMGITHTADLRRNLQWENNIGYSKYDSRVAFDLYGEEFSLFNHQKTVSINSTLTYRKQRHSVETGLLYLMDDLGTNLQNEGQPIESGGNVRYKSNQQLFKYFLNAKSPLSDNIELEGSMNLSTVSTVEHPFFINPALTVSWLMDARNTFFGSLSMAYQPVHQVGLTNINLPVDYVIHADRNLSVSKIREASGGYRYAGARIEYSIDVYYRWLSDLKEFNGNIISLNESNDIASGIENGNGVTYGADFFARFITPRNYFTINYSYSRSFRKFDAINNGEWYKYIYDRPHNLSIVNSYKITPKLSFSLSFMYNSGSAYTPTVGMYYFGNSILAEYGAKNGARMAAYHRLDAGVNWLFKKTSKSRQSLGFSIINIYNRSNPIYIYQSYDRNYYQKNNAFKMIQKDGASLPFLPAITYSLELL, from the coding sequence TTGAAAACCGGATTAACCTTTACCCTGCTTCTGCTTTTCTTCAATCTCCTGCATGGCCAGTCTGTAGTGGACACATTTAAGAATATGGATACCGTAACAGTAGCCAGGCAAAAACAGATAATTAATGGTGTGAACAGGCTTTCATTAGGTGTAAAGCAGATAGAAGCGGCGCCAAAGCTACTGGGGATAGCAGATCCCTTGAAATCAATACGATTCCTTCCGGGTTTTGGCAATGGGGGCGATGCCAATTCGGGTGTACAATACAGAGGGCTTCCGTCAGGAAACAATGGCTATTTTTACAACGGAGTCCTTGTTCATAACCCAAGCCATCTTTTCGGATTATTCCCTTTATTCAATAATAATGTTGTTGAAGACCTGAAGATCTACACGAGTGTTGTTCCGGGAAAGTATTTCGGCAAATTATCCGGCTACATTGATATAAATAGTAACTGGCAGATCAGAGATACTACCCTTATTAAAGCAGAAGCCTCCCTTGCTCATCTGGGTGTAGGCGCCCGGATTGAACGGGACTCCATTCAAATGGTGGAACTATTCTGGAGGAATACCTTTATGAATAAAACACTATGGCCTGTCTTAACTAAAACAGGGAAGGATCTGGAAGGAATGAACTATGATCTGTTCGACTTCAACATGAACGTCAAAAGGGTTTTCAATAAGCATTCGATAAAAGCTTTCTTATACACGGGTAGAGATAAAGCCATGTTTGATCTGTATGAAAAGAAAGCAAGAAACAGTATGGACTGGGGCAACCTGGTGATGGGCATAACACATACTGCTGATCTCCGGCGAAACCTGCAATGGGAAAATAATATCGGCTACTCGAAATACGATTCCCGCGTTGCATTTGACCTCTATGGCGAAGAGTTTTCACTGTTCAATCACCAGAAAACGGTAAGCATAAATTCTACTTTGACTTATCGAAAGCAGCGCCACTCCGTGGAAACAGGCCTCCTTTATTTGATGGATGATTTAGGTACTAATCTTCAGAATGAGGGCCAGCCAATTGAATCTGGTGGCAATGTCCGGTATAAAAGCAATCAACAATTATTCAAATATTTTTTGAACGCCAAATCTCCGTTGTCGGACAATATTGAACTGGAAGGCTCAATGAATCTTTCAACTGTTTCAACTGTAGAACACCCTTTCTTTATCAACCCGGCACTTACAGTATCATGGCTGATGGATGCAAGAAATACTTTTTTTGGGAGTTTATCGATGGCTTATCAGCCGGTACACCAGGTTGGTCTTACCAATATAAACCTTCCTGTTGATTACGTTATTCATGCAGACCGGAACCTCTCTGTTTCAAAAATACGGGAAGCCTCTGGCGGATACCGTTATGCAGGGGCCAGGATTGAATACAGTATAGATGTTTATTACAGATGGTTGTCAGATTTAAAAGAATTCAATGGGAACATCATCTCTTTAAATGAAAGCAATGATATTGCCAGCGGCATTGAAAATGGTAATGGAGTTACATACGGAGCTGATTTTTTTGCCAGATTTATCACTCCACGAAACTACTTTACCATAAACTACTCCTATTCAAGAAGCTTCAGAAAATTTGACGCAATCAATAACGGAGAATGGTATAAGTATATTTATGACCGCCCTCATAATTTAAGTATTGTGAATTCCTATAAGATCACTCCGAAACTATCTTTCTCGCTTAGCTTCATGTACAATAGCGGGAGCGCATATACTCCCACGGTAGGGATGTATTATTTTGGTAATTCCATTTTAGCGGAGTATGGAGCCAAAAACGGCGCCCGCATGGCTGCCTATCACAGGCTGGATGCAGGAGTGAACTGGCTATTCAAGAAAACAAGTAAAAGCAGGCAATCCCTGGGGTTTTCAATTATCAATATCTACAATCGCTCTAACCCAATTTATATATACCAAAGTTATGATCGGAATTATTATCAAAAGAACAATGCGTTTAAAATGATCCAAAAAGATGGTGCAAGTTTACCATTCTTACCAGCCATTACTTATTCATTAGAACTACTATGA
- a CDS encoding DUF4249 family protein encodes MKKLIVTIIISITFSACIKEAAHKKFEPKFVVEGVIENGAVPVVKVMHNIPTNYIINEEQLEALIVRWASVKVSGGGEEEYLTLTRNDNVFPYLFYVGSSLKGKAGQQYKLEVKYNNDIFLSETEVPLYTPAIKDVSYEWLDPEKAQPTVSIDNVNPEANYLLFTKLNTQHDFYSTTPRGIKAIDQAGKQFTVSLLRTRSILDSTNASRYYAKGDEITIKVSNVSATSYTLWSAVSQQGLALSFLNYSSNFSGNIVGNAVGVWYGANSSFKKLTIQ; translated from the coding sequence ATGAAAAAGCTAATAGTAACAATCATTATAAGTATAACATTTTCGGCCTGCATCAAGGAAGCTGCCCACAAAAAATTCGAGCCTAAATTTGTAGTTGAAGGGGTGATCGAGAATGGAGCAGTTCCTGTGGTGAAAGTGATGCACAACATACCTACTAATTATATTATCAATGAGGAGCAACTGGAAGCGCTGATTGTGCGTTGGGCAAGCGTAAAGGTTTCCGGCGGAGGAGAAGAAGAGTATCTGACCTTAACGCGCAATGATAACGTTTTCCCTTATTTATTTTATGTAGGTAGTTCCCTGAAAGGAAAGGCAGGTCAGCAATACAAACTGGAAGTCAAATACAATAATGATATTTTTCTTTCTGAAACAGAAGTCCCTCTTTATACGCCTGCTATAAAAGACGTATCATATGAATGGCTTGATCCGGAAAAGGCTCAGCCAACCGTAAGTATTGACAATGTAAATCCGGAAGCCAATTATCTTTTGTTTACGAAGCTGAATACGCAACATGACTTTTATTCAACTACTCCCAGAGGGATCAAAGCTATTGATCAGGCAGGCAAACAATTTACTGTATCATTGCTAAGAACCCGATCCATACTGGACTCCACGAACGCTTCCAGATATTATGCAAAAGGTGATGAGATAACAATAAAAGTATCTAACGTTTCCGCAACAAGTTATACTTTATGGTCTGCTGTTTCTCAACAAGGACTTGCGCTTTCATTTCTCAATTACTCTTCTAATTTTTCTGGTAATATAGTAGGTAATGCTGTCGGTGTCTGGTATGGCGCCAATTCTTCGTTTAAGAAGCTGACTATCCAATAA